From one Triticum aestivum cultivar Chinese Spring chromosome 4B, IWGSC CS RefSeq v2.1, whole genome shotgun sequence genomic stretch:
- the LOC123093425 gene encoding B3 domain-containing protein Os03g0184500 encodes MAIEKKGMSAYEAERERTVEENKRKMEALNLRHLSAAVATYAPKTPSPMKHKRRRIIEAATPVPSPPRRSRRLAHLPEVKYADACAEVGEDSERAGRWSPRRRSGSIYLAGGGGGPISMKARMEAASKAEELESQLDPEFPSFMKRMLHSHVVRGFWLGLPSHFCDTYLPKNDCTITLVDEKDEEFESKYLAYKKGLSGGWAGFALDHVIRDGDSTVFQLIKPTTFKVHIIRAAVGDDDNEEME; translated from the exons atggcgatcGAGAAGAAGGGGATGTCGGCGTACGAGGCGGAGCGGGAGAGGACGGTGGAGGAGAACAAGCGCAAGATGGAGGCGCTCAACCTGCGCCacctctccgccgccgtcgccacctacGCCCCCAAGACCCCCTCCCCCATG AAGCACAAGAGGCGCAGGATCATCGAGGCGGCGACCCCCGTCCCGTCGCCGCCCAGGAGGTCCCGCCGGCTCGCCCACCTCCCCGAGGTCAAGTACGCCGACGCCTGCGCGGAG GTGGGAGAAGATAGTGAGAGAGCGGGAAG GTGGTCTCCTAGAAGACGAAGTGGCAGCATCTACTTAGCAGGAGGTGGAGGTGGACCAATTTCCATGAAAGCTAGGATGGAGGCAGCAAGCAAAGCAGAGGAGTTAGAATCACAACTTGACCCTGAATTTCCATCCTTCATGAAGCGGATGCTACATTCACATGTGGTGCGAGGGTTCTGGTTG GGTCTCCCAAGCCATTTCTGTGACACGTACCTGCCAAAGAATGACTGCACTATCACTTTGGTGGATGAGAAAGATGAAGAGTTCGAGTCCAAATACCTTGCCTACAAGAAGGGGCTAAGTGGTGGCTGGGCTGGTTTTGCTCTGGATCATGTGATTCGGGATGGAGACTCGACGGTCTTTCAGCTGATCAAGCCTACAACCTTCAAG GTGCATATCATCCGAGCTgctgttggtgatgatgacaacgAGGAAATGGAGTGA
- the LOC123093422 gene encoding probable leucine-rich repeat receptor-like protein kinase At2g28990: MPPPIAFLLPLFFLIAATVPSSRAADADAGPAVPQPRGFYINCGADKEVQVGSIKWVPDAGFIAVGNASAVDKPAILPVLATLRHFPDATARKYCYTVPAVKGSRYLVRTTYFYGGFDGGTEPPVFDQIVDGTLWSAVNTADSARRGMSTYFEMVAQAQGKSMSVCLARRPDTKSSPFISALELVDLEDSMYNTTDFDKYVLSTVTRSAMGAKGEIISYPDDQYNRYWAPFTDGNPTTESHSPIAPADFWNLPPAKALKGAITTSRGKKLTVQWPPLELPFASYYVALYFQDPRTASPYSWRVFDVSMNGKDFFLGLNATAAGVMVYSNTIQLAGKTEILLTPNGTCPVGPLINAAEIYQIVPVGGRTATRDVDAMEDLARSLKNPPPDWAGDPCLPPQNSWTGVGCSDDSPVRVLSLDLKNRGLSGCLPDSIGNLTGMNTISLSGNKLSGPIPDFSSMQTLTALHLDGNQFSGAINPSLANLTNLKELFLNDNNLSGLIPPSLKTKPGLVMRTEGNKLQ, translated from the exons ATGCCACCCCCCATTgccttcctcctccccctcttcttcctcatcgccgCCACCGttccctcctcccgtgccgccgacgccgacgccggccCCGCCGTCCCGCAACCCAGAG GGTTCTACATAAACTGCGGGGCGGACAAGGAGGTGCAGGTGGGGAGCATCAAGTGGGTCCCGGACGCGGGCTTCATCGCCGTCGGCAACGCCTCCGCCGTCGACAAGCCCGCCATCCTGCCCGTCCTCGCCACGCTGCGCCACTTCCCGGACGCCACCGCGCGCAAGTACTGCTACACCGTCCCGGCCGTCAAGGGCTCGCGCTACCTCGTCCGCACCACCTACTTCTACGGCGGCTTCGACGGCGGCACCGAGCCCCCCGTGTTCGACCAGATCGTCGACGGCACCCTATGGAGCGCCGTGAACACCGCCGACAGCGCCCGCCGCGGCATGTCCACCTACTTCGAGATGGTGGCGCAGGCGCAGGGCAAGTCCATGAGCGTCTGCCTGGCGCGCCGCCCCGACACCAAGTCCAGCCCCTTCATCTCCGCCCTGGAGCTCGTCGACCTCGAGGACTCCATGTACAACACCACCGACTTCGACAAGTACGTCCTCAGCACCGTCACGCGCAGCGCCATGGGCGCCAAGGGCGAGATCATCAG CTATCCAGATGACCAGTACAACCGGTACTGGGCGCCGTTCACGGACGGCAACCCCACGACGGAGAGCCACTCACCGATCGCGCCGGCGGACTTCTGGAACCTGCCGCCGGCCAAGGCGCTCAAGGGCGCGATCACCACCAGCCGGGGGAAGAAGCTGACCGTGCAGTGGCCGCCCCTGGAGCTGCCCTTCGCCAGCTACTACGTGGCGCTCTACTTCCAGGACCCGCGCACGGCCAGCCCCTACAGCTGGCGCGTCTTCGACGTCTCCATGAACGGCAAGGACTTCTTCCTGGGGCTCAACGCCACGGCCGCCGGCGTCATGGTCTACTCCAACACGATTCAGCTGGCCGGGAAGACGGAGATCCTGCTCACGCCCAACGGGACCTGCCCCGTCGGCCCGCTCATCAACGCCGCCGAGATCTACCAGATCGTGCCCGTCGGCGGCAGAACCGCCACCAGAGATG TGGATGCAATGGAAGATCTCGCTAGGAGCTTGAAGAACCCGCCGCCGGACTGGGCCGGCGACCCCTGCCTGCCGCCGCAGAACTCGTGGACCGGGGTCGGTTGCTCCGACGACTCACCCGTGCGCGTCTTGTCACT GGATCTAAAAAACCGTGGTCTTTCAGGATGTCTTCCAGACAGCATTGGAAATTTGACAGGGATGAATACCAT TTCTCTCAGTGGCAACAAACTCTCAGGACCCATACCTGACTTCAGCAGTATGCAGACCTTAACTGCATT GCATCTTGATGGCAACCAGTTCAGTGGAGCGATCAACCCGTCGCTGGCAAATCTCACCAATCTGAAGGAACT GTTCCTGAACGACAACAATCTCTCCGGACTGATACCACCAAGCCTGAAAACCAAGCCTGGACTTGTCATGAG GACTGAGGGGAACAAACTTCAATGA
- the LOC123093424 gene encoding putative dihydroflavonol 4-reductase → MRVVVTGATGYLGGRLCAALAGAGHDVRAFVRRTGDASALPDAVELAYGDVGDADSLAAAFDGRDAVFHAAASVEPWLPDPSVFTAVNVRGLENVLEAAKRMPTVKKIIYTSSFFALGPTDGYVADETQMHKGKTFCTEYEKSKVLADRIALQAAAEGVPITIVYPGVIYGPGKLTTGNLVSRILIERFNGRLPGYIGDGYDRESFCHVDDVVSGHIAAMEKGRVGERYLLTGENLSFMHIFSMAANITNTKAPYFHVPLWLIEIYGWISVFISRITGKLPLISYPTVRVIRHQWAYSCEKAKRELGYNPRNLTEGLAEMLLWLKNEKLIKF, encoded by the exons ATGAGGGTGGTGGTGACGGGCGCGAcggggtacctgggcgggcgccTGTGCGCGGCGCTGGCGGGGGCGGGGCACGACGTGCGGGCCTTCGTGCGGCGCACCGGCGACGCGTCCGCCCTGCCGGACGCCGTCGAGCTCGCCTACGGCGACGTCGGCGACGCGGACTCCCTCGCCGCGGCCTTCGACGGGCGGGACGCCGTcttccacgccgccgcctccgtcgaGCCATGGCTCCCCGACCCCTCCGTCTTCACCGCC GTCAATGTGAGAGGGCTTGAGAATGTGTTAGAGGCGGCCAAGAGAATGCCGACAGTAAAGAagatcatatacacgtcctcgttCTTCGCACTTGGCCCAACAGATGGTTATGTCGCAGATGAGACACAG ATGCACAAAGGGAAAACATTTTGCACGGAGTATGAGAAATCAAAGGTTCTTGCAGATAGAATCGCATTGCAGGCAGCAGCAGAGGGGGTGCCAATAACCATTGTCTATCCAGGAGTCATCTATGGTCCTGGAAAACTTACAACTGGAAACCTTGTTTCCCGCATT CTAATTGAAAGGTTTAATGGCCGTCTACCTGGCTACATTGGAGATGGGTATGATAGAGAATCATTTTGCCACGTCGACGATGTTGTTAGTGGGCACATAGCAGCTATGGAGAAGGGCAGAGTGGGAGAAAGATATCTGCTCACCGGCGAAAATTTGTCATTCATGCATATTTTCAGTATGGCTGCTAATATCACAAACACAAAGGCCCCGTACTTCCACGTACCGCTCTGGTTGATTGAAATATATGGCTGGATTTCAGTTTTCATTTCCCGCATCACTGGAAAGCTCCCTCTTATCAGTTACCCT ACAGTGCGTGTTATTAGACATCAATGGGCGTATTCATGTGAGAAAGCAAAAAGGGAACTAGGCTACAATCCAAGAAACTTGACAGAAGGTCTGGCTGAGATGCTTTTATGGCTCAAGAACGAGAAACTGATCAAATTTTAG
- the LOC123093423 gene encoding origin of replication complex subunit 2 translates to MAPRGGHAAASSGSEDEEEEAEAGFSRSYFLAKEKEPSSAKKRARAAAAGKLSDLNLVDEQVLRASLAEIPPKHEKEVEALTRSYKDQYRNWLFELRCGFGLLMYGFGSKKLLLEDFASTTLTDFTVIVVNGYLPSINLKQVLATIAEMFWEQKKLKRKRHSGTRSQQSQNFATQTMDDIISFLNNQTSEDGVDGVCLLIHNIDGPALRDAESQQCLAQVSCCPQIHIVASVDHVNAPLLWDKKMVHTQFKWSWYHVPTFAPYKVECVFYPLILASGGHAQTTKTALVVLQSLTPNAQSVFRVLAEYQLANEKEEGMPVSSLYTKCRERFLVSSQVTLNSHLTEFKDHDLIKIKKHSDGQDCLHIPLVPDALGKLLQELA, encoded by the exons ATGGCCCCGAGAGGCGGTCacgcggcggcgagctccggctccgaggacgaggaggaggaggcggaggcgggctTCTCCAGGAGCTATTTCCTCGCCAAGGAGAAGGAGCCCTCCTCGGCCAAGAAgcgggcccgcgccgccgccgccggcaagcTCTCCGACCTCAACCTCGTCGACGAGCAG GTGTTGCGAGCATCCCTCGCCGAGATCCCCCCGAAGCACGAGAAGGAGGTGGAGGCCCTCACGAGAAGCTACAAGGACCAGTACCGCAACTGGCTTTTCGAGCTGAG GTGCGGTTTTGGCCTGTTGATGTATGGCTTCGGGTCTAAGAAGCTGTTGCTGGAGGATTTTGCCTCCACGACCTTGACTGATTTCACTGTCATCGTGGTCAATGGTTACCTTCCGTCCATCAACTTGAAGCAG GTATTGGCAACAATAGCTGAAATGTTTTGGGAACAGAAAAAACTTAAGCGAAAACGTCACTCAGGAACAAGGTCCCAACAATCACAAAATTTTGCAACCCAAACAATGGATGATATTATCTCGTTTTTAAACAACCAGACATCAGAAGATGGGGTTGATGGCGTGTGCCTTCTTATTCACAATATTGATGGACCTGCACTGCGTGATGCTGAATCACAGCAGTGTCTAGCACAAGTTTCTTGCTGTCCACAAATCCACATTGTTGCATCAGTTGATCATGTCAATGCACCTTTAT TATGGGACAAGAAGATGGTGCACACACAGTTCAAGTGGAGTTGGTACCATGTCCCAACATTTGCACCTTACAAAGTTGAATGCGTGTTCTACCCATTGATACTTGCTAGCGGCGGTCATGCACAGACCACAAAAACTGCCCTTGTTGTTCTTCAGAGTCTGACACCAAATGCACAAAGTGTCTTTAGAGTTCTTGCTGAATATCAGTTAgcaaatgaaaaagaggaag GTATGCCTGTCAGCAGCTTGTATACCAAATGCCGTGAGCGTTTCCTGGTGAGCAGTCAAGTGACATTGAACTCCCACCTGACAGAGTTTAAAGATCATGATCTTATAAAGATCAAAAAGCACTCTGATGGCCAAGATTGCCTCCACATCCCCCTTGTTCCTGATGCGCTGGGGAAATTGCTGCAAGAATTGGCCTGA
- the LOC123089293 gene encoding uncharacterized protein, with protein sequence MLLMAAPAAADQHQRRRRGRPPCADLLLNCDLPPPSKLFGPFPALHPQRERLESAGGTDEKGGGGGKDVLLQALRLSQSRAREAEEKLAAAAASSGGLAALLVRDSVALSAHRRWVMMLEAENSALRAGGGGGGAAGTEPDEEDGAGAARHPVAAAWWVALAVCVGLALGNLLLSN encoded by the exons ATGCTGCTGatggccgcgcccgccgccgccgaccagcaCCAGAGGCGCCGCCGGGGACGGCCGCCGTGCGCCGATCTGCTCCTCAACTGCGACCTGCCCCCTCCCTCCAAGCTCTTCGGCCCGTTCCCGGCCCTGCACCCGCAGAG GGAAAGGCTGGAGAGCGCGGGCGGGACCGAcgagaagggcggcggcggcggcaaggacgTCCTGCTGCAGGCGCTGCGCCTGTCGCAGTCgcgggcgcgggaggcggaggagaagctgGCCGCCGCGGCCGCCAGCAGCGGAGGCCTCGCGGCGCTGCTCGTGCGGGACTCCGTGGCGCTCTCGGCGCACCGCCGGTGGGTGATGATGCTGGAGGCCGAGAACTCCGCGCTcagggcaggaggaggaggaggaggagccgccggCACGGAGCCCGACGAGGAGGATGGCGCGGGGGCCGCCCGGCACCCGGTGGCCGCCGCGTGGTGGGTCGCGCTGGCGGTGTGCGTCGGCCTCGCGCTCGGCAACCTCCTGCTCTCAAACTGA